One region of Danaus plexippus chromosome 16 unlocalized genomic scaffold, MEX_DaPlex mxdp_23, whole genome shotgun sequence genomic DNA includes:
- the LOC116771641 gene encoding uncharacterized protein LOC116771641: MDLTNIEQTVGINGVNLSEYFPVKNSYNPVIYMHKKFLSKERKTNRESTKVEKQNSQNEVKKNKKQDKSEQFDFDKIKRETYKTKTKYADYKDPLIEQTIKFATDIIPLTIPPSTNDVSNPVYYTIKPSQRIKRKREHCQQNLNHYKDVTFNKQKSKSTIKIVDKDKYKCNEESFSARESVSRSSKSNTLDDINENKSLCFSLSESTERKHCNKEDNDKRNKKNDHQKITVSESFEAIAEDYMDTSDAKIKVHLMNDKEKQSLYENIRAPVVRVIKQCFTELQSNNEGNLDLQCLHTAIQSQETKLDRIMGKLDKFEEQLDLFGKILLEKSKKKIVKSSKLEELSQDIIEENNDISSEEELAEVTFMKKRKEVPAPIITMVSEKEGGNRVDDLAKGENVPKNYEASGQTSVRPDRLNRIPARYCWTDTVQKL, from the exons ATGGATTTAA cgAACATAGAACAAACCGTCGGAATAAACGGTGTAAATTTATCTGAATATTTCCCAGTTAAAAATTCTTACAACCCTGTCATATATATGCATaagaaatttctttcaaaagaAAGGAAGACTAATAGAGAATCAACGAAagtagaaaaacaaaattcacagaacgaagttaaaaaaaataaaaaacaggaTAAGAGCGAACAGTTCGATTTCGATAAAATCAAAAGAGAAAcgtacaaaacaaaaactaaatacgCGGATTACAAAGATCCCTTAATAGAACAAACCATTAAGTTTGCCACGGACATAATTCCCTTAACCATTCCACCAAGCACAAACGACGTAAGTAATCCtgtttattatactataaaacCTAGTCAACGCATAAAAAGGAAACGCGAACATTgccaacaaaatttaaatcattacaaaGATGTcacttttaataaacaaaagtcCAAGAGTACAATAAAAATCGTAGATAAAGACAAgtataaatgtaatgaagAGAGCTTCAGTGCTAGAGAATCCGTTAGTAGGTCCTCTAAAAGTAATACCTTAGACGACATAAACGAAAATAAGTCTCTATGCTTCTCACTTTCTGAATCTACGGAGCGGAAACATTGTAATAAAGAAGATAATGACAAgaggaacaagaaaaatgatcaCCAAAAAATTACAGTTTCCGAGTCTTTTGAAGCCATCGCAGAAGATTACATGGATACGAGTGACGCAAAGATAAAAGTCCACCTTATGAATGATAAGGAAAAACAGTCactgtatgaaaatatacgAGCGCCCGTTGTAAGAGTTATAAAACAATGCTTTACAGAACTACAGAGTAATAATGAGGGCAATTTGGACTTGCAGTGTTTACACACAGCGATACAGTCACAAGAAACTAAATTGGACCGCATAATGGGTAAATTGGACAAATTCGAGGAACAACTAGACCTATTCGGGAAAATTCTGttagaaaaatctaaaaaaaaaattgtaaagtcATCAAAATTAGAGGAACTGAGTCAAGATATAATTGAAGAAAATAACGACATCAGTTCTGAAGAAGAACTGGCTGAAGTTACTTTCATGAAGAAGAGAAAGGAGGTGCCCGCACCAATTATTACAATGGTCAGTGAAAAAGAAGGTGGAAACAGAGTTGACGATTTAGCTAAAGGTGAAAATGTCCCAAAGAATTATGAAGCATCCGGACAAACAAGCGTTAGGCCAGATAGATTGAATAGAATCCCAGCAAGATATTGTTGGACTGACACTGTTCAGAAGCTATAG
- the LOC116771667 gene encoding BOS complex subunit ncln, protein MWLDQADGFAEIFKGYLPYYLLVVFPIFIIMSPVNPVAASHEFSVYRMQQYDLHNVPHGCRSSSFNLEGRSLSSWGTSRHCIVARLQDISVDQFVETRNKAGALVLVLPKNVTLLTDEEKEHMTLLEMAMMQQEINIPVYFANWSPEFEDIIADLQHSFITDDKSGTALEAMFNTVSSNGYQIVVSTSSPHKLESKPVTLHGKLFGRAGNTQTIVIAAHYDANSLVPELSTGADSNASGVAALLELARIFSRLYSVSSDRGGPSILFVLTSTGHSLNYFSTKKWLEEQLDSTDATLLQDVSFIMCLDSISSGPLSMHVSKPPKPWTPANSIKSRLRVPVVHKKINLADETLAWHHERFSIKRMTAFTVSSLQSHRDPSRSSILDTASEGSLNTLYTNVVEISRALASHVYNLTDEHIQTHLYDEALGVDMESIKLWYNYLSSQPRAPHIVTTSQNGGVTGALERALAKYVEVSVSVHATDRREPEHALYGPTRALLYVYSVKPAVFDLILTLAIVAYLTVLYFAMQVFPRFYEEYAKIVTGKAKVH, encoded by the exons ATGTGGCTCGACCAGGCGGACGGTTTCGCGGAGATATTTAAAGGCTATTTGCCTTACTATTTACTCGTAGtttttcctatttttattataatgtcccCTGTGAACCCTGTTGCCGCATCCCATGAATTTTCAGTATACAGAATGCAACAATATGATCTACACAATGTTCCCCACG GTTGCCGAAGCTCCAGTTTCAACTTGGAAGGCCGTTCCTTGAGCTCATGGGGAACCTCTCGTCATTGCATTGTCGCACGCCTTCAAGATATCTCAGTGGACCAGTTTGTAGAAACAAGAAATAAGGCTGGTGCCCTTGTATTGGTCTTACCAAAGAACGTCACTTTACTCACTGATGAAGAAAAAGAG CACATGACACTCCTAGAGATGGCAATGATGCAGCAAGAGATCAACATTCCCGTGTACTTTGCAAACTGGTCACCGGAGTTTGAAGACATCATCGCCGATCTCCAACATAGCTTCATCACCGATGATAAATCCGGAACGGCTTTAGAGGCCATGTTCAATACCGTGTCCTCAAACGGATATCAGATAG TCGTATCAACGTCGTCGCCTCACAAGCTGGAATCCAAGCCGGTCACTCTTCACGGCAAGCTGTTTGGCCGAGCTGGGAACACTCAGACCATAGTCATAGCAGCTCACTACGACGCCAACAGCTTAGTGCCG GAGTTGTCAACCGGTGCTGATTCCAACGCGTCCGGCGTCGCGGCTCTGTTAGAGTTGGCGCGAATCTTCTCTCGCCTCTATTCGGTCAGCTCTGACAGAGGCGGCCCTTCGATATTGTTCGTCCTAACCTCTACCGGACACTCTCTCAACTATTTCTCTACTAAGAAGTGGCTCGAAGAACAGTTGGATTCGACTGATGCGACTCTCTTAcag gACGTGTCGTTCATCATGTGTCTGGACTCTATATCATCTGGGCCTCTGTCAATGCACGTGTCGAAGCCTCCCAAGCCGTGGACGCCGGCCAACTCCATAAAGTCCCGGCTTCGAGTCCCGGTCGTTCATAAGAAGATCAATTTGGCCGACGAGACCCTCGCCTGGCATCACGAGAGGTTCAGCATCAAGCGCATGACGGCCTTCACCGTTAGCTCGCTGCAG AGTCACAGGGATCCATCTCGCAGCTCAATCCTGGACACTGCCAGTGAGGGCTCACTGAACACCCTGTATACAAACGTGGTGGAAATATCCCGGGCCCTCGCCTCCCACGTGTACAACCTGACAGACGAACACATTCAAACGCATCTATACGACGAGGCCCTG GGTGTTGACATGGAATCCATCAAGCTGTGGTACAACTATTTGTCCTCTCAGCCGCGAGCGCCTCACATCGTCACGACCAGTCAGAACGGAG GTGTGACCGGAGCCTTAGAGCGAGCGTTGGCGAAGTACGTGGAGGTGTCCGTCAGTGTGCACGCGACCGACCGCCGTGAGCCCGAACACGCGCTCTACGGACCCACCAGGGCGctgttatatgtatacag TGTGAAACCCGCTGTATTCGACCTTATCCTGACCCTAGCGATCGTGGCGTACCTCACAGTTTTGTATTTCGCTATGCAAGTGTTCCCACGTTTCTATGAAGAATACGCGAAAATAGTGACAGGGAAAGCCAAGGTTCATTAA